One Carassius auratus strain Wakin chromosome 3, ASM336829v1, whole genome shotgun sequence genomic region harbors:
- the LOC113048499 gene encoding CD9 antigen-like, with translation MINNGELSSSGTETVVLLPEAASARAARTAARAELGARAHITSHQIRSLLLTTQAHSQFISNSSEIHLLVMDGCAEICKCFLILFNILFALVGSGLVGLGMWLRFGAETRGFFDIDLNTAQFNIGVMVLVVTGVLMLLVAIIGGCGACNHSKTALSVFSGLLFLLIIIEIAAGLMAFMWSGRLADELVNFYNTIYAQYLNTRSPGQAVTLKLFHNAFDCCGIGGPIEVFVRDTCPDGDFLHKLTYSSCPRVIKDVFASRAPMVLGVFLGLAGIMMLVLVCSCVLRCHVSSSYVSSPSYVLLTSSPSVIFPAPAAQQI, from the exons ATGATAAACAACGGAGAACTGTCCTCTTCAGG AACAGAAACTGTCGTGCTCCTCCCCGAAGCAGCGAGTGCGCGCGCAGCCCGTACAGCAGCGAGAGCAGAGCTCGGAGCGCGCgcacacatcacatcacatcagatcagatctctACTGCTCACAACACAAGCTCACTCACAGTTCATCAGCAATAGCAG TGAAATACATCTGCTCGTGATGGACGGATGCGCGGAGATCTGTAAATGTTTCCTGATCCTGTTTAACATTCTGTTCGCT CTGGTGGGGTCCGGTCTGGTGGGTCTAGGTATGTGGCTCCGGTTCGGCGCTGAAACCAGAGGATTCTTCGACATCGATCTGAACACGGCACAGTTCAACATCG GTGTGATGGTGCTGGTGGTCACTGGGGTCCTGATGCTGCTGGTGGCCATCATCGGTGGTTGTGGTGCGTGTAACCACAGTAAAACAGCTCTCAGTGTG TTTTCTGGTCTGCTGTTTCTTCTGATCATCATTGAAATCGCAGCTGGTTTGATGGCCTTCATGTGGAGCGGacgg CTGGCAGACGAGTTGGTGAACTTCTACAACACCATCTACGCTCAGTATCTCAACACCAGGAGTCCTGGTCAAGCAGTCACCCTCAAACTATTCCACAACGCT tttGACTGCTGTGGCATCGGTGGACCGATTGAAGTGTTTGTACGAGACACCTGTCCAGACGGCGACTTCCTGCATAAGCTCACATATTCT agctgtCCCAGGGTGATCAAGGATGTCTTCGCTTCTCGTGCGCCGATGGTGTTGGGAGTGTTTCTGGGGTTGGCAGGAATCATG ATGCTGGTGCTGGTGTGCAGCTGTGTCCTCAGATGTCACGTCTCATCATCTTATGTGTCTTCTCCTTCATACGTGCTCCTCACCTCCTCGCCGTCAGTCATCTTTCCTGCTCCAGCTGCCCAGCAGATATaa
- the LOC113048489 gene encoding epithelial membrane protein 2-like produces the protein MLILLAAIFILHITCICLLLAATIHNAWWVTETMSTDIWGRWILIGGNWSYTENLGHYPQEYLQVVQASSVLACLFCILGLFVFVAQLYTIPKGKRFVFTGVFQLLAWLCIMIAASIYTNIFHKDKDPGWYGASFILAWISVCLTFISCISYFILRKKKA, from the exons ATGTTGATTTTACTCGCTGCGATTTTCATCCTCCACATCACCTGCATCTGTCTGCTGCTGGCTGCCACCATTCATAAC gcctGGTGGGTGACCGAAACAATGTCCACTGATATTTGGGGTCGCTGGATTCTGATTGGAGGAAACTGGAGCTACACAGAGAATCTTGGTCACTATCCTCAAG agtaTCTGCAGGTGGTCCAGGCCAGCTCTGTGCTCGCATGCCTCTTCTGCATCCTGGGCCTGTTCGTGTTCGTGGCTCAGCTCTACACAATACCTAAAGGAAAGCGCTTCGTGTTTACTGGAGTCTTCCAGCTGCTGGCCT GGCTGTGCATCATGATCGCAGCCTCCATCTACACCAACATCTTCCACAAAGACAAGGACCCGGGCTGGTACGGAGCCTCCTTCATCCTGGCCTGGATCTCCGTCTGTCTCACCTTCATCTCCTGCATCTCCTACTTCATCCTGCGCAAGAAGAAGGCGTGA
- the LOC113041735 gene encoding retinal cone rhodopsin-sensitive cGMP 3',5'-cyclic phosphodiesterase subunit gamma-like: MNAAPPAGSALATPASTAGPTTPKKGPPKFKQRQTRTFKSKAPKPGQKGFGDDIPGMEGLGTDITVVCPWEAFGDMELSDLAKYGII, from the exons ATGAACGCTGCTCCTCCTGCAGGAAGTGCTCTGGCGACGCCCGCCAGCACCGCCGGACCCACCACGCCCAAGAAAGGGCCGCCCAAATTCAAGCAGAGACAGACGCGCACCTTCAAGAGCAAGGCCCCCAAACCTGGCCAGAaagg ATTCGGCGATGATATTCCTGGTATGGAGGGTCTCGGCACAG ATATCACTGTGGTGTGCCCCTGGGAGGCATTCGGAGACATGGAGCTCAGCGATCTGGCCAAATACGGCATTATCTAA
- the LOC113041722 gene encoding G-protein coupled receptor family C group 5 member B-like codes for MERANGSRPAGCGVALALDFWPLCDTWGIVVQAVAGVGLVICVVLMLALLLWSACASRRRNSVLAALMLFLMATAGIFALPYSFLIALSPQTCPVRVFAFGVLFSVAFGALLARGLSLLGVSLARGWREVCVTAALALVQVIIATEWLLVVLVQDKRTCQFSQPEFAMLQIYVMVLLATALVTALGFLRYTCVTYSYRDSGQVHRQNKVQASLLVLTLLLSVCVWLVWITLLTYGNRAMGRSPLWDDPVISVALTANGWVLLLGHGFTQVRFMCKHNARTKDPPLDFTGWTSSRTPPAAPPDLKTGTDNEGFQTDTDARRGNDVAWSGIFMRELSAEKDYSIPRPTTTNINEPYDEYYGHRV; via the exons ATGGAGCGGGCGAACGGCTCCCGGCCTGCAGGCTGCGGCGTGGCTCTGGCTCTGGACTTCTGGCCGCTGTGTGACACGTGGGGGATCGTGGTCCAGGCCGTGGCTGGGGTGGGTCTGGTCATCTGTGTGGTGCTGATGCTGGCTCTGCTGCTGTGGTCAGCGTGTGCGTCCCGCCGGAGGAACAGTGTGCTGGCGGCGCTGATGCTCTTCCTGATGGCCACGGCGGGTATATTCGCCCTTCCCTACTCCTTCCTCATCGCTCTGTCTCCGCAGACGTGTCCGGTGCGGGTGTTTGCGTTCGGCGTGTTGTTCAGCGTGGCCTTCGGGGCTTTGCTTGCGCGTGGTCTGTCTCTGCTGGGGGTGTCCCTGGCCCGCGGCTGGAGGGAGGTGTGTGTGACCGCGGCGCTGGCGCTGGTGCAGGTGATCATAGCCACCGAGTGGCTGCTGGTGGTGCTGGTGCAGGACAAGAGGACCTGCCAGTTTTCACAGCCAGAGTTTGCCATGCTGCAGATTTACGTGATGGTCCTGTTAGCCACGGCGCTGGTGACGGCGCTGGGTTTCCTCCGCTACACCTGTGTCACCTACAGCTACAGGGACAGCGGACAGGTGCATCGGCAGAACAAAGTGCAGGCGTCTCTGCTGGTGCTGACGCTGCTGCTGAGTGTGTGCGTCTGGCTCGTCTGGATCACGCTCCTCACATACGGGAACCGTGCCATGGGCCGCAGCCCGCTCTGGGACGACCCCGTGATCAGCGTGGCTCTGACCGCTAACGGCTGGGTGCTGCTACTGGGGCATGGTTTCACTCAGGTCCGCTTCATGTGCAAGCACAACGCTCGTACCAAGGACCCGCCGCTGGACTTCACGGGCTGGACGAGCTCCAGAACACCACCAGCGGCTCCACCGGACCTGAAGACCGGCACCGACAACGAGGGCTTCCAGACGGACACGGACGCGAGGAGAG GTAATGATGTGGCATGGTCTGGAATCTTCATGAGA GAACTCAGCGCAGAGAAAGATTACAGCATCCCTCGACCCACGACCACCAACATCAACGAGCCGTACGACGAATACTATGGACACAGAgtttga